The nucleotide sequence GTGAGGAACGGAAGCGGCTTGTCTGCGCCGGCGTCCAGGGTGCGGAGCACCACCTTCTTGCCGGGGAAGGCGTCGAACACGCCCTTGTAGGCGGCGGCCTGTTCCTCAACGGTGGGCTCGGTGTCCCGTTCCAGGAAGCAGAACTCGGTGCGGAACAGGCCCACGCCCTGGGCGCCGAGCTTGGCCGCAGCCTGGGCGTCCTTGGCACCGCCGACGTTGGCGAGGAGGGGCACCAGGTGGCCGTCCGCCGTCGAGCCCGTACCGCTGAATTCGGCGAGCAGGGACGCAGTGGCGGCCCATGCCTCCGCGGCCGCACGCAGCGACCCGTCCGGGTTCGCCGTGATGGAACCGGCGGCGCCGTCAACGTAAACCTCAGTGCCGTCGGGGAGCTCGTCCACGCCGACGGCGGCCACGACGGCGGGCAGGCCGAGTGAGCGGGCGATGATGGCGGTGTGCGACTGCGGACCGCCGCCGGCGGTCACGAGTGCGAGGACCTTGTTGGGATCGAGGGTGGCGGTGTCTGCCGGGGCCAGGTCCTCGGCCACCAGGATGAAGGGTTCGTTCGACGACGGGATGCCTGGGGCGGGGACGCCGCGCAGTTCGGCAACGATGCGGGCGCGGACATCCAGGATGTCGGTGGCGCGTTCGGCCATGTAGCCGCCGAGGTTGTGCAGCATCTCCGAAACCGAGGAACCCGATTCCCAGATGGCGCGCTGCGGTGAGGTCCCCCGGGCGATCAGCTTCGCGGCGCCCTTGATCAGCATGGTGTCCTTGGCCATCAGTGCCGTGGCTTCCAGGACGGCCTTGCCATCACCGGTGGCGTGGTCCGCGCGGGCCCGCAGCTCATCATGGACGGCACCCGCTGCAGCCTTGAGCGCTGCCGTTGCCTCTTCGGGTGTGGTCCCGGCAGCCAGCTGTTCGCCGGCCGGAGGTTCGCTGATGGGCTTGGGCATCTGGCGGATCGTTCCGATGATGCGGCCGGGGCTGACGCCTACTCCTGGGAAGTTCTGCACTGAAGGTCCTCATTCTCTGCCGGTAGCCAGGCCCGCCCGTGTCTGCCCGGGGAGCCCGGAAGTTCGGAACGGCTGCGTCCGATGCTGCTTTGCGGTGCCTGAAAAAATTGTATGTGATTCAGTTCATATAGCGTTGCTATAGGTGCTAGGGTAGCGGTTATGAGTTTCGATGGCCAGCTTCCGCCCAAAATGAGGCTGTTGCGTGCGGCAGCCGAACTGCTGGCCAAATCCGCGGGGGCCGCTGTTTCCACCCGCCAGATCACGCAGCTGGCGGGCGTTACGGCGCCCACCCTCTATCACCACTTCGGTGACAAGGAGGGCCTGTTTGACGCAGTTGTCGCCGCGGGCTTCGAAGAGTATGTGGCGGGCGAGAGGGACTTCGCCCCGTCCGGACAGCCGCTGGTGGACATCCGGCGGATGTGGGACAACCACGTGCAGTTCGGGCTCAAGCAGCCCGAACTCTATCTGGTCATGTTCGGTAACATCCGCCCCGAGAGCCGCCCGGCCATCGTCGCCGACGCGGAGGGTCTCCTGGAGGAAATGCTGAATAAGGCCGCTGCGGCCGGACAGCTGAACGTCCAGCCACGGGAAGCAGCCAGGAGCATCCTGGCGGCCAACGTGGGCGTGACGCTCATGCTGATCGCAGAACCGGCCGTGGAGCGGAACCTGGAGCTGTCCACGATGACCCGGGACGCCATGATCTTTGCGGTGTCCAGGGACCAGGGGCGGGATGCGGGACCGGAGGACTCCGGAAAGTCATCAGTGGTGGTGGCTGCCATTGCGCTGAATGCGGCGCTGCAGGCATCCCACTCGGACCAGCTCACCAGCTCGGAACTCAAGCTTTTCCTCGAATGGCTCCACCGGATCTCCACCAGTTCCACCAGCTAGTCGAAACTATCGGACCATCCTGCGGTGCCGCAGGGACCACGTTAGGAATTCACATGGCAACAGAGACAGTTGCAAAACCCAAAACCAGCGCGCGGGTGCATGTCCAGAAATTCGGGACTTTCCTGTCCGGGATGATCATGCCCAACATTGGCGCCTTTATCGCCTGGGGCCTCATCACCGCGCTCTTCATTGAGAAGGGATACATCCCGGTTCCGGAACTCGGTGGCTTCGGCACCAATGCGGCCGGGGAGCCCAACGTGGGCCTTGTTGGCCCCATGATCACCTACCTGTTGCCCCTCCTGATCGGCTACACCGGCGGCAAGATGGTCCATGATGTCCGGGGCGGCGTCGTCGGTGCCATCGGCACCATGGGTGTGATCGTGGGCGCCGGCATTCCGATGTTCATCGGCGCCATGATCATGGGCCCGCTGGGCGGCTGGACCATGAAGAAGCTCGACGCGATCTGGCACGGCAAGATCCGCCCGGGCTTCGAGATGCTGGTGAACAACTTCTCTGCCGGCATCTGGGGCGCCCTGCTGGCCCTGCTTGGCTTCTACGGCATCTCGCCGCTGGTCAGCGCCTTCAGCACGGCTGCCGGAAACGTGGTTCAGTTCCTGGTGAACAACGGGTTGCTGCCTCTGACCTCCATCTTCATCGAGCCTGCCAAGGTCCTGTTCCTCAATAACGCCATCAACCACGGCGTGCTGACCCCGCTGGGCATCCAGCAGTCGCTGGATCAGGGCAAGTCCATCCTGTTCCTGCTCGAGGCCAACCCGGGCCCGGGCCTTGGGCTGCTGCTCGCCTACATGTTCTTCGGCCGCGGCGCGGCCAAGGCCTCGGCTCCCGGCGCTGCCATCATCCACTTCCTGGGCGGCATCCACGAGATCTACTTCCCGTACGTGCTGATGCGCCCGCTGCTGATCCTCGCCACGATCGCTGGCGGCATGACGGGCATCGCCACGCTGGCAGTCACAGGCGCCGGCCTTGTTGCCCCGTCCGCCCCCGGTTCCATCATTGCCGTGCTCGCCCAGACCTCCCGCGACAGCTACTTCGGCGTCATCCTGTCGGTCGTGCTGGCCACCACGGTCTCCTTCCTCGTCGCCTCCGTGATCCTGAAGACCACGCGCCACAGTGACGAGGACGATCTCACCGCGGCCACCAGCCGCATGGAGTCGATGAAGGGCAAGAAGAGTTCCGTTGCCTCCAACCTTACCGGGGCTGCGGCCGGCGGCGGCGTGGGCGTTCTGGCCGGCCCGATCAAGAACATTGTGTTCGCGTGCGACGCCGGCATGGGCTCCAGTGCCATGGGCGCCTCCGTGCTGCGCAACAAGATCAAGGCTGCCGGATTCCCGGAGGTCAATGTCACCAACGCGTCCATTGCCAACCTCAATGACACCTACGACGTTGTGGTCACCCACCAGGACCTGACCGAGCGGGCCAAGCCGGCAACATCCAGTGCCGTCCACGTTTCGGTGGACAACTTCATGAACAGCCCGCGTTACGACGAGATCGTCGAGATGGTCCAGCGCAGCAATGCAGAAGGCGCGGAAGCTCCCGCCACCGGCACGGCGGGCACCGCCGCTCCGGCTGCAGCCACCACAACCGAAACCGCCGCTGCCCCCGAAACTGCTGCGGCGGTTTCGGACATCCTGGTGCCGGAGAGCGTGGTCCTGACCGGCTCCGCCT is from Arthrobacter sp. QXT-31 and encodes:
- the ptsP gene encoding phosphoenolpyruvate--protein phosphotransferase, which translates into the protein MQNFPGVGVSPGRIIGTIRQMPKPISEPPAGEQLAAGTTPEEATAALKAAAGAVHDELRARADHATGDGKAVLEATALMAKDTMLIKGAAKLIARGTSPQRAIWESGSSVSEMLHNLGGYMAERATDILDVRARIVAELRGVPAPGIPSSNEPFILVAEDLAPADTATLDPNKVLALVTAGGGPQSHTAIIARSLGLPAVVAAVGVDELPDGTEVYVDGAAGSITANPDGSLRAAAEAWAATASLLAEFSGTGSTADGHLVPLLANVGGAKDAQAAAKLGAQGVGLFRTEFCFLERDTEPTVEEQAAAYKGVFDAFPGKKVVLRTLDAGADKPLPFLTDSTEPNPALGVRGYRTDFTTPGVLDRQLEAIAKAEAESEADVWVMAPMISTAEEAARFATMCAEAGIKTPGVMVEVPSAALTADTILREVAFASLGTNDLTQYAMAADRQLGPLAGLNTPWQPAVLRLVGLTVEGSRAEGHNKPVGVCGEAAADPALAVVLTGLGVTTLSMTARSLAAVAAVLKTVTLAEAQELAKLALSAPSAVEARAWVREKLPVLEELGL
- a CDS encoding TetR/AcrR family transcriptional regulator, with protein sequence MSFDGQLPPKMRLLRAAAELLAKSAGAAVSTRQITQLAGVTAPTLYHHFGDKEGLFDAVVAAGFEEYVAGERDFAPSGQPLVDIRRMWDNHVQFGLKQPELYLVMFGNIRPESRPAIVADAEGLLEEMLNKAAAAGQLNVQPREAARSILAANVGVTLMLIAEPAVERNLELSTMTRDAMIFAVSRDQGRDAGPEDSGKSSVVVAAIALNAALQASHSDQLTSSELKLFLEWLHRISTSSTS
- a CDS encoding PTS mannitol transporter subunit IICBA, which gives rise to MATETVAKPKTSARVHVQKFGTFLSGMIMPNIGAFIAWGLITALFIEKGYIPVPELGGFGTNAAGEPNVGLVGPMITYLLPLLIGYTGGKMVHDVRGGVVGAIGTMGVIVGAGIPMFIGAMIMGPLGGWTMKKLDAIWHGKIRPGFEMLVNNFSAGIWGALLALLGFYGISPLVSAFSTAAGNVVQFLVNNGLLPLTSIFIEPAKVLFLNNAINHGVLTPLGIQQSLDQGKSILFLLEANPGPGLGLLLAYMFFGRGAAKASAPGAAIIHFLGGIHEIYFPYVLMRPLLILATIAGGMTGIATLAVTGAGLVAPSAPGSIIAVLAQTSRDSYFGVILSVVLATTVSFLVASVILKTTRHSDEDDLTAATSRMESMKGKKSSVASNLTGAAAGGGVGVLAGPIKNIVFACDAGMGSSAMGASVLRNKIKAAGFPEVNVTNASIANLNDTYDVVVTHQDLTERAKPATSSAVHVSVDNFMNSPRYDEIVEMVQRSNAEGAEAPATGTAGTAAPAAATTTETAAAPETAAAVSDILVPESVVLTGSASTRDAAIDEAGRLLLERGAVDEDYIRAMHEREESVSTYMGSFLAIPHGTNAAKDHIRKSAVSVVRYPDGIDWNGKQVKFVVGVAGVNNEHLHILSSIAKVFTNKAQVAQLEAATTVDEVLELFGKVNA